The Athene noctua chromosome 25, bAthNoc1.hap1.1, whole genome shotgun sequence region AAGTTCCCTAGCGATTTATTAGATCTGAAATACGTTGCTGTTTCAGACTCCCACTTTAAATGAAGGATTAAGAAGACTCTTCCAAGTGCTTCTCAAATCTTATTTTCAAGAATTCATTTCATACTGCGTATCGGCATTAAGCACATCGCTATCTGAACAGTTTCATCTTAAACCAAATTTGTTTACGTTCTTCAAAAGCGACGGGAACTCCTCTCACATTTCTTCTGTTGATTGATTTATTTCAATCTTGTATTACCCTTCTTCACTATTTCACAAGCATTAGTAAATTAAGTGTGCCCACTGTTCCTTGCACGTTGATGCAAACTAATTGCTCCTCGTGCAATGCTATCATTATATGCTTTTTGTACTAAAAATTCAGCCTCTAAAGTCTAAATACTAGTTCaagcaaagaacagaaataagagCATATCAAATTCAATTCCaaatttttaatgggaaaaactATGGCtagaaaaggagaaataatgGTGAGATGAACCGATGATTGTACATTTTTCAATGAAAGGagaattttacttcatttttacaAAAAGTTGAATTTCTTAAAATAGCCACGGTGATTGCTGTAAATGGGTAAGTGGGTGTGGTTGaactcactttgttttttccattcttaAATGTCAGAGAAGTAAATCCAAGTTTCAGAACTATAGCCTGAAGAAAAAACACTCATCTGAATCATCccttttgtttaattaaaaaagaaaacccaagccCTAGCCCCTGAGATGTACAGCCAGCTCTGTTTGTGAGGAATGTCATCATAATTGGCCTCACCTCTAGGGAGGAGGAATTTTGGAGGGAGGGCTGCCGGTTGGGTTTGTCTCCTGACACCCTGTCTTGAGGATATAAAAGAAGCACCAGGGCAGCGAAGGCACATACTTTCCTCTTCTCACCAAGCTGAATAACTGACCTTAGCGCCTTCCTGTGCTGCAGCTATGGCTACTTCCTTCATGCAGAGCTCTTCCTCTACCTACGGCGGTGGCTTTGGGGGGGGTGGAAGCAGCAGCTCTCGCCTTTCCTCAGTCCGAGTGGGAGGCACCTGCCGAGCTCCGAGCATCCACGGAGGATCCGGTGGCAGGGGTGTCTCCATCTCTTCCGCGAGGTACGTCTCCTCTGCGGGAGGGGGATACGGTGGTGGCCTCTGTTCTGGGCTTGGCAGTGGCTATGGAGGCGGCTACAGCGGCTTCGGCGGTGGCGCAGCCTACGGCTTCGGCGGGGGGGCTGGCTTCGGCGGAGGGGCTGGCTTTGGCGGAATGTTTGAAGTCGGTGGGGGCTTTGGTGGTGGTGATGGCCTTCTCTCTGGAAATGAAAAGATAACTATGCAAAATCTGAACGACCGTCTGGCTTCGTACCTGGACAAGGTACGAGCCCTGGAAGAGGCAAACTCAGATTTGGAAGTTAAAATCCGAGACTGGTATCAGAAGCAAActcccaccagcccagcccgGGACTACAGCCATTATTACAAGATAATTGAAGATCTCCGAGACAAGGTATGCCATTCATAGGTAAAGGAGTTATAAGAATGCATTAGAATTGTAGAACTGCATATTTCCCTTCtttaaaataaggtaaaataattacagaataaATATTGAATTCCTCAGCCCCAAATTCCAGCAGAAAAGAGTAGCTTCTTCtcaatttaaaaaccaaacctgttATCCTGAAAATGTGACATTTGTTGAAATTAAAATGAGGACAGTGAAAGTGAGCAAAACATGGCAAAATGTGTTCAGAATCATCAATATATTTATTCAATAAGCAAATAGTAAAGAATGTGACAGGTGGGCCTGAAAGGCTGAAGGAAGACTTCTCCTAGCTTGTACAAACATACTGTTTAATTATGTTTCTAATTTGTGGTACCCGAAGGTATCTCAGCTCTCTGACTTGGATGTGGACTGTGGAAAAGAGCTCAGCATTTTTGGTTTTTCTCTATAAAAGCTGTAAGAATTACAGTGTGGCCGAAGAACAACATAATAAATTGAAATAGCTATTGCAATCCATAAAGCATGTTCAACCCGTGACATCCCAACTATTTTGTTGGGATCCATTTGTTTCTACCTTCTTTGATGGTTTGCAGCCTCAGGAACTACCTACCATGTACTCAGGACCCTGCTCTTTCACCATTACTCACAGGaacctttttctgtgtttcttaatTCCCAGATCCTTGCAGCTACTATTGACAATTCCAGAGTCATTCTGGAGATTGACAACGCCAGGCTGGCTGCAGATGACTTCAGACTGAAGTAAGTTTACCTGGAGCACATTcatcttctctctccttctctctctctctctcaaaacagTCTTCTGAAGTTTAGTATTACATTTTATCTAGAAAGTAATGTTTTGTCACTGAAGAACACATTTTGAAATTATGGATAGGTATTTTTTCCTTGATAACTTcggacaaaaaaaaacccctggcaAACGGAATCAATGTGACGAGGGATCAGTTCAGAATATAAATGTGATAGAAAACAGCATCCAGATCACGGAGCtgtttacataaaaaaaaaagttcatgccTTAGTTTTTTTTAGTGATACTCTGAACTATTTTTACTGGCCTAAATCACAGGGGAAAAGAAGATAGGAATAGGATTGGGATTTTCACTTAAAAGGAATAGAGAGGCATGAAGAAATCACGGTTTGGTTGCAGCAGTTCTCTCTCCAAGAAGTTgaaatttagaaaagaaagacaaagagtAATTTGGGGCTTACCCAGCTCATGGACTCAGCAGTACATCGGACACTGCTGAAGAGATGATAAAGATACTTGTGCAACTGATTTATCTTCCAGGGGTGTGCCTGCAGGTTTGTATTTTTTCATGGCCTAGGCAGAACTGGGCAATCTGTGCTTTCCGTCACCCCAAATTTGAGAGGATACTGCAAATGGACTGTCCTCTGTGGCAACTTTTCCACTGATACTGATAATCGTTATTAGGTTCTGCAGAGTGAAATGTCAGGAATAAGATCAGATAAAACATCTTTACTCCCTTTATGCTCCTTTTCAACATATATGTTTTCATTTATAGACAACTGTTCCTCTACATTCAATATAAAATTTCAGAGTTTTATAGCTCTGCTGGATATAAACTCGTACATATTCCAGagcttgtttctttttcaaacgGCAGATACGAGAATGAGTTGTTCCTGCGCCAGAGCGTGGAGTCCGACATCAACGGCCTGCGCAGGGTCCTGGATGAGCTGACTCTGTCCAGAGCTGACCTGGAGATGCAGATTGAAACACTGAAGGAGGAGCTGGCTTATCTAAAGAAGAACCACGAGGAGGTGAGAGTCCGTAACAGTGCGGAGAGGAAATTACTTCCCTTCGGAATTTATGCCTCTCGGGTGGGGAGGAGGAAATCCAAACAAAAAACTGGAATGACAGCATTACAGCTTAAGAAGAAAACTGTAATATTAAAAGAATTCAAAGTGTGTCCTGAGAAGCATTTCTCTGATTCCAATCTGTTCAGAGCTATTACTTAGAGTTTGGCATCGATAAGCACATGATAGATCACTGAGTTAAACTGAGTCAAAGAAACATACGTTACATGTGAACACGTGTGTGTTGTGTGTGAGTACACGGAGTAGAAAAGCatgtgcagagagagaaaaaaaatctgatcaacATTTTTATGTGTGTTCCGCCTGTGATACTTGATAATAACAGTCCTGCGTACCACATGGATTGCTGATGGCAGGAGGTATATGAGAGGAGAGAGCCTAAGTTTTTTTGTGTCCTGTGCCTTCTGCCCACGCAGGAAATGAAAGAGTATTCCAATCAGCTAAGCGGAACCGTCAACGTGGAGATGGATGCGGCTCCTGGCATTGACCTGACCCGAATTCTCTCTGAGATGAGGGAACAGTACGAAGCCCTGGCTGAGAAGAACCGTAAAGATGCTGAGGCCTGGTTCTTCACTCAGGTATAGCTACGCCTCGTTACTTACTGCCCCAGCAGATGGGGTGGGACGGGCCCTCCTTTTCTCAAAACAATcgaattatttaaaatacaatgtgTATGTGATTTTAcagctgtttttccctttcagacCGATGAGCTGAACCGTGAAGTAGCCACCCATACACAGCAGATACAGACCAGCAAATCGGAGATCACGGAACTGAGACGCACGGTCCAGGGCCTGGAGATTGAGCTCCAGTCGCAGCTGAGCATGGTACGGAGCTGCGCCACGCACACCCCGAGGCACTGCTAGAAcactctccccctcctccctctctgtCTTGCCTCCCCTTAGTCTCCCCCGCTGGGGGACAAACCTGCAGGCTAACTGATCCTGACGTTACTGCGTTTTAGAAAGCTGGACTGGAAGCCAACTTGCGAGATACAGAAGGACGATACTGCGCGCAGCTGGCACAGATTCAGGCCCTCATCACCAGCGTCGAGGAGCAACTGAGTGAGCTTCGGTGCGACATGGAGCGTCAGAACCAGGAGTACAGAATGCTCATGGACATCAAAAGTCGCCTGGAGCAGGAAATCGCCACGTACCGCCAGTTGCTGGAGGGCCAGGACTCTCAGTACGTTACTTTATGCAAATCCTGTGATGATTAGATAAAGTTAATAACGTGACACGTTGTAAAGCAGTAATTTGTGGTTGCTAAGCTGACTCCAGATCACTAAATTACGCTCCCTGCATATGCAGCCTTTTGAGTAGTGGCAAAACAGCTGCCTGGCAAAATCCCAGGCGCTGCTGTAACTCAGGCTAAATCTCCAGATCAATTGTGCTGATgatttgaaaatataaatgcaACCATTTTGACTGCAATGAATTACAGAAGGCATCAGGCACCATATGTATGTCTTATATAATCCTCTTGTTCCACCAGCATCATAGCCTTCAGCCTGAAATAACCTGTAAAATCCTGCTCTCAGTACTGCTTTAGCTCTTGCTTTTCCACGTTTGTGCACAGAGGTGAAAATATTCATCATCCTGCACCAGTACTCTCTACCAGACAAAAAATTTGGTACAGACCACAGCTTCCTTTAGTAAAATCTACATTTTAGTACATATTTCTCATATCCGATCTATACATGGAATGACTTCTGATTTCTGAGGAGGAATCAGCTCCTTACAGTGTTTCCAGCTGATAGTATTTTGAGAAGAGGAGAAGTATATAGAGCCTTACCAGGACCAAGAAGTGGTCTGACTGCAGTTCATTTTTCTATCGAGTACGTAGGAGTGGCCTCCAAAGCAGAAAGCACTTCAACCGTAACACCAGTGCCAGCACACCTCCGCAACAGCCCCCTGAAAGCAGCAGTGTGAAATCATGGGCAGGGTCCGTGATGATCATTaaccaaatattttttcttttctacaggaTGTCAGGAGTGAACCCCAAGGATGGTaagaaaaattctgatttaaaGTGGGGCTGAAACGAAGTCACAAAATAGGATCTATTCTATCTTTTTGGTTTAGGATTTCTACTTACTAACACAGATTACGTTCTCTCCGCAATGACCACATTCTTTattatttagaggaaaaaatatattttatcttattttatgtGCACTTTTGAAACCAGTAGCTGGTAAATAGGATTGCATGAACCCCTCATGGGATTCTAAAATATCAAAATCTCCCAAATATCCCTAAGTTCCTCTGCTGATTCACACAACGTACAAGATACATCCAAATCTGTCTTGTGATGTGCACTCTAAGATTTACTGGATGAGGACCAGTAGGGAGAGAAGATGTAAAGGCAGTTCCCCCTTTGATATGTGAAAAGATCTTGTgaggagggaaacaaaaaaacaccaatcCCACAGCTCTTCAGTgtgttagcatttttttttccctagttgattttttttttttttttttctcctacagcAGCATTTCTGAGCAGTGGAAGATCTCTTCGCGTGAGCATGGAAGATGATGGGAAACCTGTTTCTGCTCGTGATAGGAGATTCCAGTAAAGAAATACTGAATCCCCTCTTGCATGTGACGCCATATAAAGCCAGTGCAGCCTACACACTGGCTCATGCTACGAGAAATAGCCTTTTACTTTTGCCATATCACAAGAATGTAATCCAAGATTGTGCAACCGCTTGATGTCTTTCCTTAAATTTGCTCTCCCTTTCTACATGACCATTTGGCTCTATGGGTCAGTAGCTATACAGCTTCCTTACAAAAAAGACCTACAATAAAGTTTCTCTTCTGCTTGTGCAAATACATCCAGCCTGAAGTTGTTTTTTTGAAGTCGGTATGGCATTGCCACGCACATGACCATACACCCTCCCTGGCACAGTGCTTCCTGTAACCCAAAACGAGAGATGCCCAGTGAATAACAACAGTAACGTTATtaactttaataataataataaagatgatGATGATCAGACAGATACAAAGTGCCAACAGATTCTCCCAGGAATCTGAAGTTAGTATCGGTAAAAAGGAGAAGATAATGCAACAAAACTTTAAGCTCTCTGTTCTGAATTCAAATTGCACAACACGACTACAATTCATGCACGAATAAAAtgcacctctgaaaaaaaaaatatttttccatctatATATTTCTGTTCCTGCACTCCCTTCAGCAAAAAGGCAAATTCCCTTAGCTCCTGGGGAAACACTAGGCAAGGTCCAGGGGACATGAACTGTTCAAGCAGAGTTTGCCGTGACTGTTTCGGTTTTCATACACACGGAAGACACTCACGGGCTGTGTCATTCCTGTAGCTGTCATATTAGCACCACAGCCTCGCCTCAGCACATCTACAGCAGGGTAATTGAAGAGAGATGCTGAGAAAGAGTTAAGAGGCTACTGAATCCCAACTTCAGAAGCATACAAAACATTTACATAAATGCTGTATTTTGCTAACATAACCTGTTTGGAAAATTTGCTGGTAGCCTCATTGCTGGGTATTTCGGTCCCCATAATAGTATCTACAAAAATTATATTGTTTCTAgaattatgtgcttttttttgccttccaaCCTCCTTAGAGCCactatttttctgtcttcaatcctctgacatttaaaaaaataaaatctacactGCTGGCACCAGCTTAGCCATGACCGAGGCTGCGGGATCAGTCAGAAGCGTACGTACTGCTGGAAAGGACTGAGGAGAGGTTCTTGCAAACTTCAGCAAAGCAACATCACAATCTACCTGAAGAGACAAACTAAACAGGCCAAACGATATCTTTTCCTCGTCTAGAAATCGGGTGGCTGCTGTATGTATGGCTCAGACAGCGAGAGAAATCCTACAGGCAGAGGCAGGCACCCCCTTGAATTTCGGATGGAGGAGTTGCTGGTCGCAGCATATTGCTCTGTACAATGCAGGTGGCGAAATATTCTGCCATGGTTAAACTGCAGCCTGTCTGTCCAGCTCAGTTTGATTTTCATATTCTAATTCAGTAAACAAGTACAATAACCAAATAAAGCAACTCGGGACTACACTTGGGCCCGCCTAGCAGCTCCCCAGCTTACAGAGACCAGCTtgtatgaaacaaaaagaaatcacCATCTCATGGTGCCATCTGCTGACcgggttttattttcttactctGATCATTGCTTTCGGTCTGTACTCTGTGGACTAAACAGTTGACTAGTCCCATACTGCCAGCCTGACAAAAAAAGAGCCGTGTCTGGCTTTGAAGTAAGTTTTTTGGTCTTTTTCGATGGATGCTCAACATGTGTCGATGAAAACTGTGTGGCATCTTTTCCAGCTGGAAAAGGCTGAGCTTCGGAGGAAACACTTCCTATGTGCCAGATCACCTTTGTTTTGTATTACTTGCCAGGAAAAATACAATTCTGTTTTTCACCACGACATGATATTCCGTGAAACTACCAGGGAGTCAGGCAGAGGCTATTCTGTCTCACAGACTGTCAGCCTCACCGCCAGGCAAGCTGTGAATCTCACAGAGCTAATTTCCTGAAATCCTGTGAAACAAAGGATTAATTTTATTTCGCATAATATTATGTACATCTGCATGTATTTATATTTCCATGTAATATCGTATAGAACATTAACTTGCTGAATTGTCAGGCTAGAAAATTCCATCTGAAATTACCCTCCGGTGAGATGAACTGAACGACAGGGTATCACTGGTTCAATTATAATTTGGGGTCTTTGCAAGTTAGGCCTTTTTTTTTCGTCTGGTGCTTCAAGCTCTTCTCACTCTCAAGCAGCAGGGCTGACACCGAACTGGAGCTGTTATCAGAACAGTTTGTGGTAGCCGTACCGGGTACTGACTGGAAAACTGTATCTTCAGTGATTCATTTCCCAAAACAATTTAAATTGTTAGCACTTCCACACAATGAAGTGCACGAGCAGTAAGAAGGAATATGGACTCAATGGAAACGTCACTGGGAAGAACAAAACCCCCAGGTGCCGAGCAGAGCCGACAGAGCCACAAGGAGGAGCTCAAAACCTGCCCTAGTCAGAAGATGAGGCCTAGGAGGGATGCCAGGAAAGGATGAAGTGCAGCCATTCTTTACTACTGAGAAAtttcaattaaaacaaacagaggaaaaaagattccttctgttttcttccagaacaGGGTAATTCTGGTTTATATGGTCTCTCCGACCCCACCACTCGGCAGAGTAACAGTGCTAAGAGCGAGCCTTGCTGAGCTGAGCCTTCAGCTGCTCTAAGGAAACGGCCGCAGCGTTTCCGAGAGCCCCTGCCCAGGCAGCTCTCCACCGCCCCCCGAACCTCCTTCCTCTATCCCACCCCTCAGCCAAGGTCTTGAACTACTCCGAGACAAGGTGAATTCAAAAACCCCAGCTGTTGCCATGGGAACGTGTCTCAATTTTCCACCTACTTATCAGCATGAGGAACAAGAAAACCTTTGCAGAAGCCAGACTTGCCCGTTCGATATTTGATGGAAGCAGTTTGACAGAAGGTTACTGTGACTTTTGAGAAAGACTAATTTTGTATGACTGCCAGGTCGATTTTTAGGGCTGCTAGCTTTAAATAACCACTTGAATCTTCCGAGTGTTGGTACAAGCTCATAATCTAAATATTTTCCATAgctaaatatatgtaaatattgtAATAGTATTAATACCAGTGACAGCAAGAAACCCCCGCATTACTATCTATTTCAGCAAGGCTACGGAAATATGACCGCACCTCAAATAATGACAGAAACAGTAGAAAATATTAAGTACCTAATTCTCACGTATTTCACCTGGAAATGGGCAGCTGAAGGGAAGAGCTGGGCCCTACTCACTTTGGACTGGAGTTTGAGTTGAATGCCAGAGGCTGGGTAACTTCATTAAAGCCTCATGTCTCACACAGGCTGAAGCTGCTCGGTACGTTAACGACACCTCGACAGAACGTGCTGCGTTTTGGGGTTCACAGACTGCTGCAATGCTAAAGCCTGAGAATTACAACAGAAAAAGTATCTTGAGAGAcccatccctgccccagctctccaTTTATTCTGTAATGGATGATATTCTTCCCCTCATAAGCAGGAAAACATATTAACTACAGGGTTAGAAAAAGTCTGAGGCAAAGCTGATCCTGTTCCACACCTACTGATTTTAGCCACACCTCACTATtataatatgaaaagaaaaagaaaaaaaaaaaaaaaaaaccacccaaacaaccAAAAGGAAAGCAATCCGGTATGTGGCTGTGATTCCAAATAACAACAGTGTTTGCAGGCTCATAAATGCTTCAGAATTGACCAAGAGGAAGCACATTTCATGATGACACAATCTTGTTGCTGTAGTCATTCATCGAAGGGAAACTCCCACAGGAAAAGGCATAAAGCTGCTTAGGGAAGGCTAAGAAGCTGCTCAGAGCTAGTCAGTCAAACATTGGGTTAGATTCACACCAGAACTAAGCATGAGTACCAGCCAAGGcccttttcaatttttttctgggTCCCTCAGGGGTAGTTCAGGGTGTGGTTTTGCCCAGCAAGGAACTTCTTACAGACCTTCAAGTGCAGATGGTGCCAGCAGCACACATACCTCCTTCTCCTCTGCCAGACCCCTCTGGCTGGCTACTGGAGGAGGGGCACCCTGGGGAGGCTTCGGCGAGCACCATGGGGAAAGCATCTTCCTGGGTGGGAACGAGAAACAGACTATGCAAAACCTGAATGACCGTTTGGCTGCCTACCTGGACAAGGTCCGCTCCTTGGAAGCAGCTAACGCTCAGCTGGAAAGCTGCATCCTAGAGTGGCACAGGACAAAGTCTCATGGAAAGAGGCACGACTTCAACCAATACGAGCAAAACGTCACTGACATGCAAAGACAGGTAAGGCAGAGCCGTGAGTGACTGTGGCATTGCATGCGCTTCGAGGGAATCTGGGTACTCATTTACGCTGATGGCTTTCCTTTaaagaaagttaaataaaacCGTTTCAGTGTTAGGGATCCTAATGAAAGCGGTTACAGGACCTGGGCATAAACATTCTCTGTGTTCCCAAGGTAGGGGTAGAAGGAATGGGGTGGAAGAAGGGCAGGCTGGGAGGAGACAAGGGGGATTCTGCAAGGACTGCAAAGAGATTTGTGTGCTGCCAAGTGTTCGCTTCTGTGCACGAAACTGTGGTTTGGGTAACTGGGTCTGGCAGAATTTGGTCTTTTTGAAGCAAATTACAAAGCAGGCAAACTGCAGAGACTGCCTTCGCCGGCGCATGCTGTCTTCAGACAGACGGTTGCATTTCGTTTCTTTGATTCCTGTGGTAGCAGTCAATGAAACTGCAGGAGTTTTGGGTCCAACGAGCTTATGTAATCAGATGGAAAAATACTTCATTGTAATTAAGAAAATAGCAGTGACAAATTCCTTGTGGATGTTTTCACTATAATTAAAAGGAGAATTTCTGGTTCCTGCCAGTAGTTAATATTAACGTTCAACAGTAACTCTTTCAATCTCCCAAACTCACGTGTCTTCAAATTTATGCATAATATTAATCTGTATTCATAATGAACATACTTAGCACTGTAACCATCTGTGTGACTAATCACTGTAATTAACTTTACATAGCCATATGAGGCAAAACCCAAAGCTATTCCAAATGCAGTGTTGTCATTTTCCCTCCGCTTTTTATAATACGGTTAATGCCATTCTCAAGACTCTGaggaatttttttcagaagggcTTGGAAATGGCATCACCCTGCATCTCTGCTGACTGAGACCAGGGACTTAATCAAACTCCCTGCTCCCTGTTGAATGTGTTGCCTCCAGGCAGAAGATGAGGCACTCTGACCACAGACAATGTGTGAGGAGAGCCAGAACTGTCAGCACCTATTTCTGTTTTAAGGATACAGAAAGGTCACCCGTCTCCAGACCTATCACttcagcgctttttttttttttttttctgctgatccAGATATAAAAACTTGTTCATCAAGAATATAAACGTGTTCACACTGACTTGGAATTAATAAATCAGAAAGATTTAGGAAGACAGTAAGACTAGAAACATGCTGCTTGGGCTACAGCCCTCACTTTTGAGTAGGTTGTACGCAAAAGACTTTCTTCTAACACTCACCACTTAACTAGCCATCGCTGGCTACGGGCACCTGTTAGAGTAGTGGCCATCCCAGCCAGTACCGACCGCACGCGGTGCTCACGCTGGGGAGGAAGGGCTATGAAAGGATCATGGACGGGAGACATTCAGAGATTTAACCCCgaatttttactttctctgtaaATTATTGCAATTAGCACTATGACTGTCAGTAAAATGAGTGAAAATATAGCATCTAATTATTAAccataattaaattaattaaccATAAATTAAAGAGGTGAAACTAATTTAGCACCTAAAATGAAATTTAGATAAAATTTAGGCTCCTATATCCAGTAACCCAGAAAGTCTATGATATACTGGCTGTCTGAACTTGGAGGCAAATAATCATTTGGGGCCTCCATTTTGGACCACACTCTTCCCTGGATGAACCTGACAGATGGAGCAACAGGTTGCCTTGCTCCAGCCTGACTCCATTCTAACCCAGACACAGAGTAAACCAGCACCAGTTCTTCAGGTAAAGGTCTTGTTCTAACATCCTGTGCCCCTAAACAAACTGATTTACAGCGCGTTCAGGGAGGCAGGATCAAGGCTGTTGGACAAAGGACACGAAACATGATGAGGAAGAAGTCAGTGCAAGAAGCcttctggacaaaaaaaaaaaaaaaaaaatctggtttgagAAGGCATCTGAGTGTATTTCATATATAATAATGTGTGAGCTCTTAATTAAGTTATCTAGGTTGGCAGATTGATATTAGCGA contains the following coding sequences:
- the LOC141970450 gene encoding keratin, type I cytoskeletal 19-like, with amino-acid sequence MATSFMQSSSSTYGGGFGGGGSSSSRLSSVRVGGTCRAPSIHGGSGGRGVSISSARYVSSAGGGYGGGLCSGLGSGYGGGYSGFGGGAAYGFGGGAGFGGGAGFGGMFEVGGGFGGGDGLLSGNEKITMQNLNDRLASYLDKVRALEEANSDLEVKIRDWYQKQTPTSPARDYSHYYKIIEDLRDKILAATIDNSRVILEIDNARLAADDFRLKYENELFLRQSVESDINGLRRVLDELTLSRADLEMQIETLKEELAYLKKNHEEEMKEYSNQLSGTVNVEMDAAPGIDLTRILSEMREQYEALAEKNRKDAEAWFFTQTDELNREVATHTQQIQTSKSEITELRRTVQGLEIELQSQLSMKAGLEANLRDTEGRYCAQLAQIQALITSVEEQLSELRCDMERQNQEYRMLMDIKSRLEQEIATYRQLLEGQDSQMSGVNPKDAAFLSSGRSLRVSMEDDGKPVSARDRRFQ